A part of Dreissena polymorpha isolate Duluth1 chromosome 13, UMN_Dpol_1.0, whole genome shotgun sequence genomic DNA contains:
- the LOC127855783 gene encoding uncharacterized protein LOC127855783: protein MSYVNMAVPVIEEDGEDFKILGKHPIRVYPSDNDVLDVGDKHLCGPYSEPSAGVVNVDDGPKILAKSLDSSTKQQVQATHNQVAIKKPTKRIGRYGRKLRTCIKPLFTGRGSFLTGKTRKNKKPDIRHLIEKGTYWKGKFYKLVPVSHVMEKHTSRNICQPQRLHMKPAQAVSSAEDLTNYSQPLDLSFNKVQTSSATCSTCYDQAVDMSIKGRPLDQQNVIKLEMSEPSHPSNESHIGGDNSETLECVRPDELMDTRQCPRASNESDMGDSDSVTHECVGPDELMETGQCPGTSSSCSPAFKQMNIGRSDSNARQGVIHTQDFISLLKEPDKLQALTDKLQQSGLHAMQLQALIQQIHRSSHHGHGPHENNPELKVIDADEPIVPRILHRIPDSPAVSHVSAQQTGSLFAVASTQAYLHAKAAMQVRTAQAAPSVAMISPHSKLAWISEQMQADLAQAIPSPVVIATAPIHVTEAHSITAARALAFHDEIPLPQMPNLMALEQTDQNGVLVPNKFESGQRALKSFLNKKDKNPLPLGYVV, encoded by the exons ATGTCGTATGTTAACATGGCAGTGCCAGTGATTGAAGAAG ATGGTGAAGACTTCAAAATTTTGGGAAAACATCCTATTCGGGTATATCCAAG TGATAACGACGTTCTTGATGTGGGAGACAAACACCTATGTGGACCCTATTCAGAG CCATCAGCCGGAGTTGTTAATGTTGATGATGGACCTAAAATTCTCGCGAAAAGTCTCGATTCATCTACAAAGCAACAGGTCCAAGCTACTCATAACCAGGTGGCCATCAAAAAGCCTACTAAAAGGATTGGCAGGTATGGGAGGaaactacgcacatgcattaaacccctttttacaggGCGAGGCTCATTTTTAACAGGGAAGACAAGAAAAAATAAGAAGCCTGACATAAGACATCTGATAGAGAAAGGTACATATTGGAAAGGAAAGTTTTACAAACTGGTACCAGTCAGCCATGTCATGGAAAAGCATACTTCCAGAAACATATGTCAACCTCAAAGGTTGCATATGAAACCAGCACAAGCCGTGAGCTCTGCTGAAGACTTAACAAATTATTCTCAACCTTTGGACCTTTCTTTCAACAAAGTCCAAACAAGCTCCGCAACATGCTCCACTTGTTACGATCAGGCAGTGGACATGTCCATTAAAGGAAGGCCTTTGGATcaacaaaatgttataaaattaGAAATGAGTGAACCATCACATCCCTCAAATGAGTCTCATATTGGTGGCGATAACTCTGAAACACTCGAGTGTGTGAGACCTGATGAGCTGATGGACACCAGGCAATGTCCTCGAGCATCAAATGAGTCTGATATGGGGGACAGCGACTCTGTAACACACGAGTGTGTGGGACCTGATGAACTGATGGAGACCGGCCAATGTCCTGGAACATCATCATCCTGTAGCCCTGCATTCAAACAGATGAACATCGGAAGAAGTGACAGCAATGCAAGACAAGGAGTGATACACACACAAGATTTTATTTCCCTGCTGAAAGAACCAGACAAGTTACAAGCTTTAACTGATAAACTACAACAGTCTGGCCTCCATGCTATGCAACTGCAAGCTTTGATTCAACAAATACATAGGTCCAGCCACCATGGACATGGTCCACACGAAAATAATCCAGAGTTGAAAGTCATTGATGCAGATGAACCCATTGTGCCTCGCATTCTTCACCGAATCCCAGATTCTCCAGCTGTCTCTCATGTGTCTGCACAACAAACAGGTTCCCTATTTGCAGTGGCTTCAACACAGGCATATTTACATGCAAAAGCTGCAATGCAAGTAAGAACAGCGCAAGCAGCACCGTCAGTAGCAATGATTTCACCACATAGTAAATTAGCATGGATCTCAGAACAAATGCAGGCTGATTTAGCCCAGGCTATACCTTCCCCGGTGGTAATTGCTACAGCACCAATCCATGTCACAGAAGCACATTCCATAACTGCAGCAAGGGCGTTAGCTTTCCACGATGAAATACCATTGCCTCAGATGCCAAATTTGATGGCATTGGAACAAACTGACCAAAATGGAGTTCTGGTACCAAATAAGTTTGAAAGTGGTCAGAGAGCGTTGAAAAGTTTCTTAAACAAGAAGGACaagaaccctttaccacttggatacgtagtgtga